The following are encoded in a window of Roseivirga misakiensis genomic DNA:
- a CDS encoding nuclear transport factor 2 family protein produces MKNSNNKQVLASYFEAFGRGDMVAVRSHFHPNCKIVSVREASRVNGQLHGSYQGLEEAETFLGNIVSLFDTQSFEVKSLMEAEENVVYAHGSFVHKVKAKGNMFESDWVQRCVIADGKILEYRFYEDSAAYEIAAH; encoded by the coding sequence ATGAAAAATTCAAACAACAAACAGGTATTGGCCAGCTATTTTGAGGCATTTGGCCGGGGCGATATGGTGGCTGTTAGGTCCCACTTTCACCCTAACTGTAAAATCGTAAGTGTCCGTGAAGCAAGCAGAGTGAATGGCCAGCTACATGGTAGTTATCAGGGGCTGGAAGAAGCCGAAACCTTTTTAGGTAATATCGTTAGCCTTTTCGATACGCAGAGCTTTGAGGTGAAGTCTCTCATGGAAGCAGAAGAGAATGTGGTGTATGCGCATGGCAGCTTTGTCCATAAGGTCAAAGCCAAAGGCAACATGTTTGAAAGCGACTGGGTACAGCGCTGCGTGATTGCCGATGGCAAAATATTGGAATATCGTTTTTACGAAGACTCAGCTGCTTATGAAATCGCTGCCCATTAA
- a CDS encoding DUF5686 family protein — translation MRQTNLIQVSLVLTLLITHFSLNAQKVNSNAIHITKKEQSGINPGQLMFNGVVIPEEVKTRSWFIPPLFDLFQYNTIEGFVFNPRISLTQQLSDEKFIAFKPNLRYGFGSEKLLGKVSAIYYYNPLQFESLTINGGNFVEQFDENSTLTPFANSYSTLLSDRNFLKIFESTFLEVSHSFSPLKNIQLSNRVFWGSRNPLRNLEKLDSTKEGYTSNIPLNNELGMVEFDSHKVFYQETEIRWQLGLSYEYRRGAFKSTSQYPAIILNYKSSHDGVFNSSLSYQRISLELEGKINLKTWGIGQFRFEGGDFLSADSLSLIDLTHFQGNRVAYTAYEPGTFQLLDYYSFSTPEGFFRGHYLHKFDQLTHRRGINPFQPFIDVNFLRTSDVSYFELGLGLQGMARPWRIGLYNSWIDGRHDRIEIRFGFIISEL, via the coding sequence ATGAGACAAACCAATTTGATCCAAGTGTCCTTAGTTTTGACACTGCTTATCACCCACTTCAGCTTGAATGCGCAAAAAGTCAACTCAAACGCTATTCATATAACCAAAAAAGAACAAAGCGGTATCAATCCAGGTCAACTCATGTTTAATGGAGTGGTAATTCCAGAGGAAGTCAAAACTAGGTCATGGTTTATTCCTCCCCTTTTCGACCTATTTCAGTACAATACAATCGAAGGTTTTGTTTTCAACCCCCGAATTTCTTTAACCCAGCAACTGTCCGATGAAAAATTCATAGCCTTCAAACCAAATCTCAGATATGGATTTGGAAGTGAAAAACTCTTAGGCAAAGTCTCGGCTATTTATTACTACAATCCATTACAGTTCGAATCATTAACCATTAATGGAGGAAATTTTGTAGAGCAGTTTGATGAAAACAGCACACTCACCCCATTTGCCAATAGCTATTCCACATTGCTCTCTGATCGTAATTTTCTGAAAATATTTGAATCAACATTCCTGGAAGTGAGCCATAGCTTCTCTCCTTTAAAGAATATACAATTGTCAAATCGGGTATTTTGGGGTAGTCGCAATCCATTACGAAACCTTGAAAAACTGGATAGCACCAAAGAAGGGTATACCTCGAATATCCCACTAAACAATGAATTAGGAATGGTTGAATTCGATTCACATAAGGTTTTCTATCAAGAAACAGAGATAAGGTGGCAGCTAGGGCTGAGCTATGAATACAGAAGAGGTGCCTTTAAAAGTACAAGTCAGTACCCTGCCATAATTTTAAACTACAAGTCGTCACATGATGGTGTATTTAATTCGAGCTTGTCCTATCAGCGTATTTCTCTTGAGTTAGAAGGCAAGATAAACCTAAAGACTTGGGGCATAGGCCAGTTCCGTTTTGAGGGGGGTGATTTTTTATCAGCCGACTCTCTAAGTCTCATAGACCTGACTCATTTTCAAGGAAATAGAGTAGCTTATACGGCTTACGAGCCTGGTACCTTTCAACTGTTGGATTATTATTCCTTCAGTACACCTGAAGGCTTTTTTAGAGGACATTACCTGCACAAATTTGACCAATTGACCCACAGACGTGGCATTAATCCATTTCAACCTTTTATTGATGTTAACTTTTTGAGGACAAGTGATGTAAGTTATTTCGAATTAGGTCTGGGGCTACAAGGAATGGCAAGGCCCTGGCGAATTGGTCTCTATAACAGCTGGATAGACGGAAGACATGATCGTATAGAAATCAGGTTTGGGTTTATTATATCAGAGTTATGA
- a CDS encoding sensor histidine kinase — MTRKDFLLIAIVYVFIAITYFIAIAIDNGTNPNYLTITLNFSLKAILTLPIWFLLFKQLDDQPLWKKVLIHLIVLPLFAVVWAKVYYPLCEELGLFYVKGARQIWDYYITGLFYIIQFGIFHIYDYYSKMRTKDLVIAEQNQMRLQSELSALKAQLNPHFLYNVFNTINASIPPSAEKTRNMIAKLSDLFRYQLKASRAELVPLRDELEFVTKYLDLEKERFGNRLSYKISVDEDIQSALIPPLIIQPIVENSVKHGISPLITGGEMMVSIRKGAEGLQVEVSDTGSGIDLESKEDVFTKGVGLSNTHERLEKMYGHGLELSHNEPSGLVVRFSVNLRGHN, encoded by the coding sequence ATGACGAGGAAGGACTTTCTGCTGATTGCTATAGTATATGTTTTTATTGCAATCACCTATTTCATTGCCATCGCAATAGATAATGGTACTAATCCCAATTACCTGACGATTACCCTCAACTTTTCACTGAAGGCTATCCTTACGTTGCCCATTTGGTTTTTGCTTTTTAAACAATTGGACGACCAACCATTATGGAAGAAGGTGCTTATTCATTTGATTGTACTGCCCTTATTTGCGGTGGTCTGGGCGAAGGTCTATTATCCTCTGTGTGAAGAGCTTGGGTTGTTCTATGTAAAGGGAGCACGCCAAATCTGGGACTATTATATCACAGGGCTTTTTTACATTATCCAGTTCGGTATTTTTCATATTTATGACTACTACTCGAAGATGAGAACCAAAGACCTGGTGATCGCAGAACAAAATCAAATGAGGCTCCAAAGTGAATTGAGTGCCTTGAAAGCCCAGCTAAACCCTCACTTTCTATATAATGTTTTTAATACAATCAACGCGTCAATTCCTCCAAGTGCCGAGAAAACACGAAATATGATTGCCAAACTTTCTGACCTATTTCGATACCAATTGAAAGCCTCAAGAGCAGAATTGGTGCCTTTAAGAGATGAACTAGAGTTTGTGACTAAATACCTTGACCTTGAGAAAGAACGATTTGGAAATCGACTAAGCTATAAGATATCTGTCGATGAAGATATCCAGTCTGCTCTGATTCCACCATTAATTATTCAACCTATCGTTGAGAATTCGGTCAAGCACGGCATCTCTCCATTGATAACCGGAGGAGAAATGATGGTATCTATACGCAAAGGCGCGGAGGGTTTGCAAGTAGAAGTCAGTGACACAGGCAGCGGAATAGATTTGGAGTCGAAAGAGGATGTGTTTACCAAAGGGGTAGGCTTATCAAATACACATGAACGCCTTGAAAAAATGTATGGACACGGATTAGAACTTTCCCATAATGAACCCAGCGGTTTGGTAGTCCGCTTTTCTGTTAACTTAAGAGGTCATAATTGA
- a CDS encoding LytR/AlgR family response regulator transcription factor: protein MKKVIVVDDEDPARSLVKEYLEDYEDLVLLDECNNGVDAVKSINNFKPDLVFLDIQMPGLTGFEVLQKLDHMPQIIFATAYDEYAFQAFQVHALDYLLKPYTRERFAEAIQLVDQRSENYLTQIHSLVSSLNEQETYLTNLLVSVRQKLINIPAAEIIRIEANGDYAKLVTSTGSHLSNYGISALESKLNPQHFTRVHRSAIINVSYIKEVYKYPSVYEVVMTNDDVVKVSRSYLENIRKFIV from the coding sequence ATGAAGAAGGTAATTGTAGTTGATGACGAAGATCCGGCAAGATCACTTGTTAAGGAATATCTTGAAGACTATGAAGACTTAGTGCTACTGGATGAGTGCAATAATGGGGTAGATGCGGTCAAATCCATTAATAACTTTAAGCCAGATTTGGTTTTCCTGGATATTCAAATGCCAGGACTCACCGGTTTTGAGGTGTTACAAAAGCTTGATCACATGCCTCAAATCATTTTCGCGACTGCCTATGATGAATATGCTTTTCAGGCATTTCAAGTACATGCATTGGATTACCTCTTAAAACCCTATACGCGTGAGCGGTTTGCGGAAGCCATACAGTTAGTCGATCAACGATCGGAAAACTATCTTACGCAGATTCATAGTTTGGTAAGTTCTTTGAATGAACAGGAGACCTACCTTACGAATCTTCTCGTTTCTGTACGGCAAAAACTCATCAATATACCGGCTGCAGAAATCATACGGATAGAGGCAAATGGAGACTACGCTAAATTGGTCACCTCTACCGGTAGCCATCTGAGCAACTACGGAATTTCGGCACTTGAATCGAAACTAAATCCACAACACTTTACAAGAGTTCATCGTTCGGCCATTATTAATGTCAGCTATATCAAGGAAGTGTATAAATACCCTTCAGTATATGAGGTGGTAATGACCAATGACGATGTGGTAAAAGTGAGCCGATCTTACTTAGAAAACATCAGGAAGTTTATTGTGTGA
- a CDS encoding HAD family hydrolase — protein sequence MPLDLSEVDNIIFDLGGVILNIDHDAPIRAFKQLGIPNFQALYSKATQSSLFTDLETGAISPSEFRDGLRSFLPIPLNDHKLDEAWNSIILDFPVKNIRLLEKLKSEKRIFLLSNTNTIHLAVFTERLKQHFGYNALDELLEKTYYSHEVGMRKPNKDIFQYVIKDSGVIPDRTLFIDDTIDHVITAKSCHLHTHHLKDNESIIELFN from the coding sequence ATGCCCCTAGATCTTTCTGAAGTAGACAACATTATTTTCGATTTAGGAGGCGTTATCCTCAATATTGATCATGATGCCCCAATTCGGGCTTTTAAGCAGTTGGGTATCCCTAATTTTCAGGCACTTTATTCTAAAGCCACCCAAAGTTCTTTGTTTACCGACCTAGAAACTGGTGCTATTAGTCCTTCAGAGTTTCGCGATGGGCTGAGGTCCTTTTTGCCTATTCCTCTAAATGATCATAAACTTGATGAGGCTTGGAACTCGATTATTCTCGACTTTCCTGTGAAGAATATTAGGCTGCTGGAAAAACTAAAGTCTGAGAAACGAATATTCTTATTGAGTAATACCAATACTATTCACTTGGCAGTTTTTACAGAGAGGCTCAAACAACATTTCGGTTATAATGCACTGGATGAACTGCTTGAGAAAACTTACTATTCGCATGAGGTTGGAATGCGGAAACCGAATAAAGACATTTTCCAGTATGTGATTAAGGATTCAGGTGTTATTCCCGACAGAACCCTTTTTATAGATGATACGATAGATCATGTAATAACTGCTAAAAGTTGCCACTTGCATACACATCACCTCAAGGATAATGAAAGCATAATCGAGCTTTTTAATTAA
- the mtnA gene encoding S-methyl-5-thioribose-1-phosphate isomerase: MKIEGKHYHTIWLKDNNPEVIEVIDQRLLPHQMEVYEVNSVDEAAKAISDMVVRGAPLIGVTAAYGLYLACLKNPSNDHLIKAANTLKASRPTAVNLAWAVDLMMKELMDFSENERVQKALTMADKIKADDIEVCRNIGVHGLNIIRNLYQKHQRTINILTHCNAGWLATIDWGTATSPIYQAIAEGIPIHVWVDETRPRNQGANLTAYELLQQEVPHTLVVDNTGGHLMQHGMVDMVIVGTDRTTAQGDVANKIGTYLKALAAKDNNIPFYVALPSSTIDWDLNDGLKEIPIEQRSGEEVTSIWGWTGEKMQKVQLSPTGTPAANYGFDVTPARLVTGLITERGICSASSEGLLTLFPEKAPSNG, encoded by the coding sequence ATGAAAATAGAAGGTAAACACTATCACACCATATGGTTAAAGGATAATAATCCAGAGGTGATCGAGGTGATCGATCAGCGCTTGTTACCACACCAAATGGAAGTATATGAAGTAAATTCAGTAGATGAAGCGGCTAAGGCCATTTCTGATATGGTGGTTCGCGGTGCTCCATTAATTGGTGTGACGGCTGCGTACGGACTTTATTTGGCGTGTCTAAAAAATCCTTCGAACGACCATCTTATCAAAGCTGCCAATACTTTGAAAGCATCTCGACCGACAGCCGTGAATTTGGCTTGGGCGGTAGATTTGATGATGAAAGAACTAATGGACTTTTCGGAAAACGAGCGTGTTCAAAAGGCCTTGACTATGGCTGATAAAATCAAAGCTGATGATATTGAGGTTTGTCGGAACATTGGGGTACATGGCCTAAATATCATTCGAAATTTATATCAAAAGCACCAAAGAACAATCAATATTCTCACGCACTGCAATGCTGGCTGGTTAGCAACAATTGATTGGGGAACTGCCACTTCTCCAATTTATCAGGCCATAGCGGAGGGAATCCCAATTCATGTTTGGGTAGACGAAACGCGTCCAAGAAACCAAGGAGCAAACCTCACTGCTTATGAACTTTTACAGCAAGAGGTACCACATACGCTTGTCGTGGATAATACAGGTGGACACTTAATGCAGCATGGAATGGTGGATATGGTGATTGTCGGTACGGATAGAACCACCGCTCAGGGAGATGTTGCAAACAAAATTGGAACCTATCTTAAAGCACTAGCCGCAAAAGATAATAATATACCTTTTTATGTAGCACTACCTTCGTCAACGATCGATTGGGATTTAAATGATGGATTAAAGGAAATCCCCATAGAGCAAAGGAGTGGAGAAGAGGTAACGTCTATCTGGGGTTGGACGGGTGAAAAAATGCAAAAGGTACAATTAAGCCCTACTGGCACTCCTGCGGCCAATTATGGTTTTGATGTGACACCAGCAAGATTAGTGACAGGCTTGATTACGGAGCGAGGCATTTGTTCGGCAAGTAGTGAAGGTTTGTTGACTTTATTTCCAGAAAAAGCACCTTCCAATGGATGA
- a CDS encoding class II aldolase/adducin family protein — translation MDDGYIKFDLEWIKGAAPNLSGLEELLFWRDNMYALGLIGYDKQYKVGFGNISQKIGDKEFVISGTQTGHIDSLGIDHYTIVKEYNIQENALTCFGPVKASSESLTHAAIYEADPIINAVIHIHHDAQWLKWLGDLPTTAENIPYGTPEMALEIHRLFKETPKGEMKVIAMAGHQGGLISFGETHTEAAAPFLEVFDR, via the coding sequence ATGGATGATGGATATATCAAATTCGACTTGGAATGGATTAAGGGTGCTGCTCCCAACCTATCTGGTTTAGAAGAACTACTTTTTTGGCGAGATAATATGTATGCTTTGGGGCTCATTGGCTACGATAAGCAGTACAAAGTCGGTTTCGGGAATATAAGCCAGAAAATCGGTGATAAGGAGTTTGTCATTTCAGGTACCCAAACAGGTCATATTGATAGTTTGGGAATTGATCATTACACAATCGTCAAGGAGTATAATATTCAAGAAAACGCATTAACGTGTTTCGGCCCTGTGAAGGCTTCATCAGAGTCTTTAACGCATGCGGCTATTTATGAGGCCGACCCTATAATAAATGCCGTGATTCATATTCATCACGATGCCCAGTGGCTTAAATGGTTAGGGGACTTGCCTACCACGGCTGAGAATATACCTTATGGCACCCCTGAGATGGCACTAGAAATTCATAGGCTATTTAAGGAAACACCAAAAGGAGAAATGAAGGTGATCGCGATGGCTGGGCACCAAGGCGGACTGATCAGTTTTGGGGAAACCCATACTGAAGCTGCAGCTCCTTTTCTTGAAGTTTTTGATCGATAA
- a CDS encoding rhodanese-like domain-containing protein — translation MQEITVEELKARMANDEAINLIDVREEWEFDEDNIGAQLMPLGEIPVRISEIDHLKNEEVIVHCRSGARSAKALKYLTSQGFTNVINLKGGIMAYRES, via the coding sequence ATGCAGGAAATTACAGTTGAAGAATTAAAGGCCAGAATGGCCAATGATGAAGCCATTAACCTCATAGATGTACGGGAAGAATGGGAGTTCGATGAAGATAACATCGGTGCTCAACTGATGCCATTGGGTGAGATCCCAGTTCGAATTTCTGAAATCGACCACTTGAAAAATGAAGAAGTAATTGTTCATTGTAGGAGTGGTGCCAGATCAGCCAAAGCCCTAAAGTATTTGACATCTCAAGGGTTTACGAACGTGATTAACCTAAAGGGAGGAATTATGGCTTACCGAGAGTCATAA